In Porites lutea chromosome 7, jaPorLute2.1, whole genome shotgun sequence, a single window of DNA contains:
- the LOC140943716 gene encoding uncharacterized protein — protein sequence MEKKVKKTSKTSHSPTDQLSKPDVNSVMLAINLVPSKIEDAGLEQHEAKELIKENAPNLTSLIFGEEEIVRAKEGSPSSKIIAAVGSEEKIYSIGNCGLFGAVFTAYNNHWKLRTSPDDWWFSVIKRVACAIETNAEKTSVRKMFVNHEGKKEIEVQVSDPTIYTVDYSWFFDEIAKKIEDNVRVPEFIDGMTADFSTTTPVQKIVSQITLMYSLKEYFYYSLRAGCGIPAVEMLGSEDDWKKLSSNIKVLRTLLEPIEDDLGLRSEWWNVVETVFSKLLDTYQGRPDRKWWSHIVTYENENGSGMIIQGSYIYRGWITEFLEGPMKVRFNLRISDMTKGLVSVPITLKDSTGLVTDSAALVAGMLGFTLHQSSNTDDVSVQPFQGWSLMISENSPFRRQ from the coding sequence ATGGAGAAGAAGGTGAAGAAAACCTCCAAAACGTCTCACAGCCCGACGGATCAACTGAGTAAACCGGATGTCAATAGTGTAATGCTTGCAATCAACCTTGTGCCATCGAAGATCGAAGATGCTGGGCTTGAACAACACGAAGCCAAGGAGTTGATCAAAGAGAATGCGCCAAACCTTACGTCCTTGATATTCGGCGAAGAAGAGATTGTTCGTGCCAAAGAAGGGAGCCCTTCCTCGAAAATAATCGCCGCAGTTGGATCAGAAGAGAAAATTTATTCCATTGGAAACTGTGGGCTTTTTGGGGCCGTCTTCACCGCCTACAATAATCACTGGAAGCTGAGAACTTCGCCAGATGACTGGTGGTTCAGCGTGATCAAACGTGTTGCCTGCGCCATAGAGACCAACGCAGAGAAAACGTCCGTGCGGAAAATGTTTGTCAATCATGAAGGCAAAAAAGAGATTGAGGTGCAAGTGAGCGATCCCACTATTTACACAGTCGATTACAGCTGGTTCTTTGATGAGATAGCAAAGAAAATTGAAGATAATGTCAGGGTTCCCGAGTTCATAGATGGCATGACAGCCGATTTCAGCACCACAACTCCAGTGCAAAAGATTGTTTCTCAGATTACATTGATGTACTCTCTAAAAGAGTACTTTTATTACAGCTTGAGAGCTGGTTGTGGAATTCCGGCGGTGGAGATGCTTGGAAGTGAAGACGATTGGAAGAAGTTGTCATCCAATATAAAGGTGCTCCGAACGCTTCTGGAGCCCATTGAGGACGACCTTGGCCTGAGGTCAGAGTGGTGGAATGTGGTTGAGACAGTGTTCAGCAAATTGCTGGACACTTATCAAGGAAGACCAGATAGGAAATGGTGGAGCCACATTGTCACTTATGAGAATGAAAATGGCTCGGGCATGATTATACAGGGCAGTTACATTTACAGAGGATGGATAACAGAATTTTTGGAGGGGCCAATGAAAGTAAGGTTTAATTTGAGGATCAGTGATATGACTAAGGGACTAGTCAGCGTACCTATCACCCTCAAAGATTCCACCGGTCTGGTCACAGATAGTGCGGCACTTGTGGCTGGAATGCTGGGATTTACCCTGCACCAGAGTTCaaatactgatgatgtgtctgTGCAACCATTCCAAGGCTGGTCTCTGATGATATCAGAAAATTCACCATTTCGCCGTCAGTGA
- the LOC140943036 gene encoding QRFP-like peptide receptor, whose product MMESATNSSLTDLEEDSFEVTVAKTVICMLVLVVSLIENILVLVVLKKDFRKRLRTANSYFIANLSTADVLFAVQNLPLAYNNFVMEGHWVLQGNLGTILCKIDMFFSLISMVTSNLTILAIALARFLAVYSPYKKIVTRKVCFFIIFLTWFISTVFASPMMYYATLHELPDHLTRCTLDLEVLKLWYIILAGILTTTLITMLVFYIAIGLKLWRHRALPGQPIQATKTRREKRNRDIFKMLVTLVVVFYVCSVPVILLSLSHYFGFYTAFRRKHVLFIAVVMLFMNGVINPIIYYVFNESFRDGVKVVLAKCGCCQGALYALEVPMPVKKEDGVVCGTSRRATRTSTQL is encoded by the coding sequence ATGATGGAAAGTGCGACCAATTCTTCCCTAACGGATCTTGAGGAAGACAGTTTTGAGGTGACAGTCGCAAAAACTGTAATTTGCATGCTCGTTCTCGTTGTGTCTTTAATCGAAAACATTCTGGTACTTGTGGTTTTGAAGAAGGACTTTCGCAAACGTCTAAGGACCGCTAACAGTTATTTTATAGCGAACTTGTCCACGGCAGACGTCCTGTTTGCTGTGCAGAATTTGCCACTCGCgtacaacaattttgtcatggAAGGTCACTGGGTTCTTCAGGGAAACTTGGGCACCATTTTATGCAAGATAGACATGTTCTTTTCTCTAATTTCTATGGTTACAAGCAATCTTACCATCCTCGCAATTGCCCTAGCTCGGTTTTTGGCTGTTTATTCAccttacaaaaaaattgtgacTCGAAAAGTTTgctttttcataattttcttaACGTGGTTTATTTCAACCGTCTTTGCCTCACCCATGATGTATTACGCCACGTTGCATGAATTGCCTGATCATCTAACCCGATGCACGTTGGACTTAGAGGTTCTTAAGCTATGGTacatcattttggcgggaattcTCACCACAACGCTAATCACGATGCTTGTATTTTACATCGCTATTGGTTTGAAGCTGTGGCGGCATAGAGCCCTTCCCGGTCAACCAATCCAGGCAACTAAAACAAGAAGAGAAAAGCGAAATcgcgacatttttaaaatgttggtGACACTAGTGGTTGTGTTCTACGTCTGCTCGGTGCCAGTTATCTTGTTGAGTCTGTCACATTATTTCGGCTTTTACACCGCGTTCAGAAGAAAGCACGTTCTTTTCATTGCAGTGGTTATGCTTTTTATGAATGGAGTCATAAATCCAATAATCTATTACGTTTTTAACGAGAGCTTTCGTGATGGTGTCAAAGTTGTCTTAGCCAAATGCGGTTGTTGTCAAGGTGCTCTATACGCTTTAGAAGTGCCAATGCCCGTGAAAAAGGAAGATGGTGTCGTCTGCGGAACTAGCAGGAGAGCCACAAGAACTTCTACCCAACTGTAA